TGTGTCTTCTTTCGGCAACCCCATTTTGCTCTGGTGTATCGGTACAAGAGGTTTGATGTAAGGTACCATCTAAAGCAAGCAATTCAGAGAAACAATTGGAGGTATATTCACCACCCAGATCACATCGAAAACATTTGATAACAGCATTATGTTGAGTTTTAACAAAAGCACGAAACATATGATAAATCGCGAGGAAATCAGAACGATGTTTCATAAGATAGACCCAACAAAAACGagtataatcatcaataaaagagacATAGTAACGTGATCCACCTTTTGTTAGAACGGGTGATGGCCCCCACCTTTCAACAATGTTCTTGAGTATCCTCGATTTGGTTGGCTCtgtctttggctttgattttgaGGTTTTTCGCACCAATCTTGGGGATTTCGCACTTTGTTCTGTCTATTTGGATTTTGATTGTTCGTCatggctagtgcaaaagatgatTCGCTTCAGTCCATTAATGTGCAATTGAATGGCCAGAATTATTCGTATTGGCATTATGTTATgaaaatttttctgaaagggaaaCGTATGTGGGGTTATGTTTCTGGAACTTCCACGAAACCGAAGGACGATAAGGATGAGAGCTTTGCAGAACAGTTGGATCTTTGGGATGCCAACAATTCAAAAATTATCACTTGGATCAACAACTCGGTTCAACAATCAATCGGTATCCAATTGGCGAAATATGAGACGGCGAAGGAAGTTTGGGAGCACTTGGAAAGGTTGTATACACAGTCTAATTTCGCAAAGCAGTATCAGTTGGAGATTGACATTCGGGCCCTTCAACAGAATAGCATTAACGTTAAGGAATTTTATTATGCTATGTCTAATCTGTGGGATTAGCTTGCTTTGACTAAATCAGTTGAGTTACGGGCATTTGCCCCTTACATTGCTTGGAGAGACGCACAGCGTCTGGTTCAATTTTTGATGGCTCTTCGAGATGAGTTTGAAGGTCTTCGTGGAACAATCCTGTATCGCAGTCCTCTTCTGTCGGTTGATTCGGTGGTTAATGAGTTGTTAGCAGAAGAGATTCGCTTGAAGTCTCGTGTTGATAAACGGGGGGCGGAAAAGGAGATTCTTCCTTCTCCGAATCCCTCTGTCTTTGCAATTCCTCATCGGCCAGCCTCCAACAATCAACACAAGACTCAAGCCAAGGTTGGCTACGACGAATGCAGTTTTTGCAAGCAAAAGGGACACTGGAAGGCTCAATGTCCCAAACTGTTGAACATGGCGCAATCACCATATCAGTCTCCTTACTGGAAATCTGGCAACCAACCTCATCGACCTCTTCATTCTATGTCTTCAAACATGGCAGCTATTGTTCCACCTGCAGATTCTGGAAGCACTCCTAGTACCTCGATTGATACACTCACAGAGTAGTTTCAGAAGTTCATTGCCTCGCAGCCACACGCAATGTCAGCCTCCTCATACATAGGTTTGCCTTCTAGTAGTACACCAGGTATATCTTCCTCTATATGGGTCATTGATTCTGGAGCTTCACATCATATGTCACCTAATTCCAATTCCTTCATGTCCATTAAATCAGCACCCTCTGTATCTGTCATGACCGTTGATGGCACTCCCATGCCATTAGCAGGGATTGGCTCGATTTGCACTCCAAAAATGTCATTCTCTGATGTATATCATATTCCAAATCTTACTTTGAATCTTGTCTTTGTTGGTCAATTATGTGACTCTGGTTTCTCAGTTGTTTTCTCTAATTCTTGTTGTTATGTGCAGGATCCTCATTCCAAGAACCTGATTGGGACAGGCCG
This genomic interval from Humulus lupulus chromosome 8, drHumLupu1.1, whole genome shotgun sequence contains the following:
- the LOC133795035 gene encoding uncharacterized protein LOC133795035 — translated: MASAKDDSLQSINVQLNGQNYSYWHYVMKIFLKGKRMWGYVSGTSTKPKDDKDESFAEQLDLWDANNSKIITWINNSVQQSIGIQLAKYETAKEVWEHLERLYTQSNFAKQYQLEIDIRALQQNSINLALTKSVELRAFAPYIAWRDAQRLVQFLMALRDEFEGLRGTILYRSPLLSVDSVVNELLAEEIRLKSRVDKRGAEKEILPSPNPSVFAIPHRPASNNQHKTQAKVGYDECSFCKQKGHWKAQCPKLLNMAQSPYQSPYWKSGNQPHRPLHSMSSNMAAIVPPADSGSTPSTSIDTLTE